ATTGGTCCAtcagatcatcaattctcggtaatgggtatttattctttaCGGTTACTTTGTTCAGTTGTCTGTAATCTACGCACAGCCGCATACTTCCATCCTTCTTTTCACCAACAACATggtgctccccacggagaaatGCTCAAATGAATGAAGTTCTTACTCATTAACTCCTCCAGTTGAGCCCTAAGTTCAGCCAACTCCAAAGGTGACAGTCGGTAAGGCTCAATTGAAATCGGTTCTGCTCCAGGAACCAGCTCAATCACAAACTCGATTTCTCGAGAAGGAGGAAATTCAGGGATATCCTCAAGGAATATTTCTGGAAATTCATTCACAACTAGAATGTGATTCAAACTTTGTTCATCGCTCGATACACGGGCAGCCAATAGTATGAATCCCGAACACTCACTCCCACTACAATTCACCATGACAGTATTCAGGTAATAACCATTCACCACCACAGGTCTTTCAGACCCTTCAGACATAAATCAAGTCCAGTCATCGGCAAGCAAATCAAGTCATGGACAAAAGTTCGGTGCTTAATTCGAAACAGAACTTGTTGACAGCCTAATCTAGTTACGACAGCCTCAGAGGCAAGAGTATCTGCTTGCAAATCATAGGTTAGCATGGTTATCTTCAATCCTAGCTCACTAGCTTTCTCAAACGATATAAATGAATGTGATGCCCCAATATCAAATAAAGCAATTAAGATTTTACCATCAATTTCTCATTTAGCTCTAATCAGAGTGTCTGACCTCTCAACACCATCCGCTAACATGGTAAACACACGTCTCTGCTACTGAACTCTCTCAGCTTTCTGTTTCTTCCTCTCTAGACAATTCTAGGATAAATGTCCCGCTCTACCACAGTAGTAGCATACACCTTCTCCAGCTCTAAATGGGAGTGTTAGGATGATATGCCCCACATCTCCTACATGTCAAGTTATTGGGAGGATTCTGAATCTGCTTTCCTTTGCCTCTTCGCtggttgttgttattattgaatCTATGAAAGTTGTTCTAACCCAGATGTTGTTGTGGGACATAACCTCCTCGCTTGAAATTCTGTCCTCCAGGCGCAAAGTTCCACCCCTGATCTTTCCTAACAAAAGCTCGGTGATCACCCCTGTCTAATGCTACCTTTCTCACACAGTCCTCCGCAACTCGGCTCTTGTTTACCAGTTCAGATAAAACTCTGATCTCTATCGGGCCCATTGTACTCAGGATGTCACTATGCATACCACCTTCATATTTTATGCATTTCCATTCATTAAAATCCCCCGGAGCACCTTGACAAATCCTAGAGAACCGACACAACTTTTCAAACCGATTGGTGTACTCTGCCACTGACATAGGACCTTGCTTCAGCTGTAGTAACTCAAGCTCCTTCGCCGTCCTTATTGAGTTTGaaaaatacttcttataaaacTCGGATTGGAATACATCCCAAGGGATTACAACATTATCTCGCTGCAGAAGGCGTCGGGTCCCTTAccaccaatactgagcttcaccCATTAACTGATAAGTAGCAAACTCAAAACACTGATCTTCAGGCACTTGTTGCACTCGCAAAGCCCGTTCCATTACCTGAAACCAATTATCAGCCTCTGTGTGATTTGTGGTTCCTCTAAAAGTTGGTGGGTTTATCTTCAGAAAAGTTGCTAAGGTCATCGGCCCATTTTCGCTATTACCCTTGTTTCCGTTATTAACTTGCTGACCAATAGCCTCAGCCGTTGCCTGCATAGTAGCCGCCATGTTTTCCATAATATTTGTAAGGTTCACTGGATTATTCATAGTGGTTTCTGGTTTCGCATTAATATTCTGGCTTCTGCTTCGACCGCGTCTGCGTCCACGAGTCATCATTTAGTTTCTGTTCATACTAAACAcgtgatattaaggtgatcagtctcaatatctcaagtctaaTGCTTCAAAGTTCCAAATGCATACTCATAAACaaatatgccacatatatcaattagatatcctaatTAGCATCCTAATTAGCATATACACACACCCAGAGTATGCCTAAAAGCCAtggtcagtccatccctcaggctctacaagaacgaactgctctgataccataatgtaacaccctaccacacagagctttacacttaAATCGTAAagtagaggtggcgaggtattacgatcTCTAAAAGAAAAGacttatataaatatagttgaaatAAATTATATCTTGGAGCTTTAAAGAATAACCTAAACAAAGCGAAAACAGAAAATTGTTTCACACTTGTGTGAATAATCGTAAAACAAATAGGTAAGCTCAAAAGAAGGCTAAAAACATTATTTACAGATCAGAATTCCAAAAACACAGATATCAAactccagactcgacctgcgaagctaaggctagccagagtatatatatatatatatatatatatatatacaacctgGAAATTAAACTCAAACTACATAATAAATACctatttctccaagtcaacctctaggaggggcaaatataaaatttatacaaagaagaatctatatacatatatacatagcataaatacaaaatacaacACCCCAAAATAACCAAACTTTGCTTGCATGGAAAACTCCAGACGCTCAGCCAGGTGCctctcgacttgcatctgaaaaataacagaatatatattgaatgagaaacagaggttttcagcatggtaaaggtgcccacatagttaatataaaaggtcccgaGAAAGCCAAAGacattcctagaacttcgacactcagatttcaACTTAAAGAcccaactaaaccagaaatttagtaagttatctaaggtattcaagttctaaatctaactttaacttaaCACTTCACTTTCTGTCTCCTTCAACCCTCCGAATCACCGGTGGAACAACCCTCCCCCCTCATACCTCCGCCAAGAGGGGTTTCTTaaaaaacatacacatacaattcaagcaaggaaaacacAGACAGAGGTACAATTACAGCaaatagaacaagtagaagataAGCAGAGTTAAgcaattaagcaaaccaaaacaatgcacacccaagcaaaacatacaaatgtacatgatgtatgcctgtcctatggctgatgagtcttatatgtcggttatatagccagtCTGACATGtactggtagttaaccattggacaatcCTTATGTGcgtgcatccccaagctcaaaaagaatatccatggagtcaaactccaaactcaataatttaatattccatggagtcaaactccaagctcaataatataatattcaaaatccatatatatatgcatgcctaTGGGAAAACCCAaagagttaaagtgcccggtcacatcttgcgacaaagggtcaacaaatagtctcaaatacacaagccacataataatctttttctttttaaaataacactTCAAGTCCAAACTCCATTCCAATTCTCATAGAAATTTTagcagtatctcctctaaaacttaaacttctgccacccttcaagggtcccaaccactaaaccaaacacctctcagtcattcaaatcattttcactatcaaatcatttcaaaatcaaatcacttccaatattaaatcttttctcaAAATCAACCAACTCTAATAGCAAATTATTTACAAAAATCGAACCACACATcatataccatatacacaatccatcaataattcattcagttcattcctatcttaaggtcttctagcctatgttttcacgtgacattaaacattaactacgagaaaccaaaaccataccttggctgattccttCCTAAGCTCGAAACATCTCAAAAACCTTTCCTTTCATAAGCTCCAAGCCTCCAAATGTCAATTCTTCAAACCTAATTACCCGGATTTCATTTCAAACTGCccaattgaactccaaatcaaTCAGAACACAATCTATTTcacacaatatcactataatcatcatagaATTCACTAATTCAATGATTCACAAGGGTTTAACAGTTTTTTACCTTACCTACAGATCTATTAGACAAAACTCAATGATTATCTGCTGCTTgagttcacctaaaccatcaaTATCATTCAATTCCACAATATCCAAACCCTAAAGTCACGAAATTGAGAAGGGAGAGAACTGAGAGAGAAATGCTAATTTCTTACCAGTTTGttcagatagaattgaagagaatttTGAGACGAAGACGTGGCCACTGACGGCTCGTCAACCGGAACTCCAGATTGAAAGTTATAAGGATTTGAAAACCGAAGTGGGGGGTTAGGGTTGCTTCGGCATTAATTCCCTCTCCTTCGGCGTATGCTTAGTAATGAAGGTGAAGAAAAGCTTGTCCTCGGTGATTAATagtaggggtgcacagacccgaTCCGGCCCGAAGGCCCGACCCGGTCCTGAACACTTTAGGAACTAATTTGgagtgatttcatcgggtttagggtcgggtacgggtctcaaaaatagacccggtcattatttcgggtcgggtccgtgCCATagttcgggtcacccgaagtcggtccggtggcccggtcatcatacacaattaatattttgtgttattagtgatggatcatgactattcttacgtggaatttaagtattgtaaaccttaatattttgtgttattagtcattataagactataagttaatgttttatgtttagaatgcataagattttagactaatacataagattgtgttatttgtattgatttaaatatttggtattattagacaatattagtattgattgtggttatgctttaatattgattgtagttatactttaattttaaagaatggttggttcttgttatatttttctaagtgaattttaccatgttaactaatggttggagccttggaaatttggatatttttacatgctagtttacaagaaggtatcaacgtaatgtaatgttaacggcccggttttcactcggttttcacccggtataattgtggcccgaaagtgtattggtttcatcgggtctaaagccgggttcgggtctaataaatagacccagtGCATATTTCGGGGCGGGTCTgtgtcacatcaaacccggcttcacccgacccatgtgcacccctaattAATAGGTTGGGTTTTTGGGCCGGTTGGATCCGGTCCGACCGATTCGGTTTATTGGTCTGTTTTTTTGaactaaaatctttaaaattagtgtcaaaattcgtatttttaatatttctactcctctaaatcataaaaatttaattttatgatttctttattagctaattatttgtTAATTTCGTAGGGTTTACATCAGTAATTTTTTATGGCAacgattttctcttcttttctgttgAAAAATTCGATGGTAAATTCGCCCGTACAATTTGACACTAAATCCGATGGTAATTCCGATAGTACTCAACATTTATTTATAGTGAAATCCGTGATGCTTTTTTAACAGTCGCAAAAAAATTTAGCGATGACAAAATCGTCACTAAACATTAAAAAAACATTGTGAAAATACTATTTTATTGTAATGATAGGTAACAAATTTTACATTAGTTTTTTCCTATAAATTGATAAGACACTTAAATGTAATGGATAAGAACTGACAAATATTTGACTTGTCAAGATAGAATCAATTTCGATATATAAATAAGAGTCTCAttaaattttataagaaaaatatttcaataaatCAATTTACGCGTTGATAATTAAATTGACTGATTTTggcattatattttatattttctttcttaATCTATAAATAGGCTAACTTTATGGTAGATAAAACATATCTTTTCAACaagataaaattattttcttgtctTTAAATTGTTCATGCCCTTTAATTAATAACATCTTTCTATCATTCTGTTACCAATAGTGGatcttaacaaattaaaataatttagtatCATTTGAATACTACTATTATTTTACATAGAAACGAACTTAATGAAAAAGAGATACACATCGACTTTGTCAAGAAATAAAATAGTTACAAAGGTAAGGTTATTATATTGTGATTTATTTCCTAAATGTTTAATTTAATGAGAtttgaattttgttctttgtGATTTCTACTCATTTAACATATTATAAAGTGGAGATGTGATTCTTCATATCCTATTACTCAATTCTAATAAATAtctttataattttcaaataaagaaataattaattattttgtaataagACTTTATATagtagttttgttttttttttttttttttgttaatttaagaCAATTTTTGGGAGTACAAGCTAAGTGAAAAATTATGTCATTAATTCTATGAATTAGTATCGAAGTTGTACTATATATTGGAACCATAGATTATACATTTGAGATGTTCGATCATAAAATCATGGTGTCATCACCAAGTTCATACTTGTTGATTATAGTGCTTTTGTTATTAGTTTTATTGACAACTTCAGCTTCAATTGAAGAAAACTTTATCCAATGTCTAAGCTCATATTTTTCAAGCAATCCAAAACAATTTTCTACAATAATTATCACTAGGAAAAATGAATCATTCATGAGTACCCTTAATTCCACAGCACAAAACCTAAGGTATTTGACGCCTTCAATGCCAAAGCCAGAATTTATATTCACACCTTTAAATGAATCTCATGTTCAAGCTGCAGTTATTTGCTCAAAAAAACTTGATGTTCACATGAGAATACGAAGCGGTGGCCATGACTACGAAGGAGTCTCATATGTTTCTGAGATTGAAACCCCTTTCATAATCATTGATTTGGCTAAACTTCGTACAATCAATGTAAACATAACAGACAATAGCGCCTGGGTTCAAGCCGGAGTCACAATCGGAGAAGTTTATTATAGAATATCAGAGAAAAGTACAGTTCATGGATTCCCTGGAGGCATATGCACAAGCATAGGTGTTGGAGGGCACATTGCGGGAGGTGGATTCGGAGCCATGGTAAGGAAGTATGGGCTTGCAGCCGACAATGTCCTCGATGCAAAACTAGTTGATGCCAATGGGAGATTGCTGGACAGAGAAGCCATGGGAGAAATCCCGTTTTGGGCCATTAGAGGAGGTGGAAGTGGAAACTTTGGAATCATTCTTTGGTGGAAGATAAAGCTTGTTCCTGTGCCAGAAACTGTGACCGTGTTCACAGTTACCAAGACAGTAGAGCAAGGTGCAGAAGACATTTTCCTTGCATGGAAAGATGTGGCTTCCATTGACAATGATCTTTTCATAAGAGTCATCTTTCAACCAGTTAGTGCTGCCAATAAAACTGGGAGAACCGTCTCAACTTCTTACAATGCCCTCTTCCTTGGTAAGCCTCTCTAATATGCACAATGCACCCCCATTAAAACTTGTTACATACAATTTTCCTTCCTTGGTGATGCTCTATAATGTGTCTGCGTATGCTTATGCATCTCAGAGCTTGTCATGAAATTACATGTAtcacaaaattttaaatcattaacTATAGTTATATATATCTATTATGCTTTTTACACtagagatttttttttcttagatttagagtgagaatttgtatatatatattttttctctttttattttatcttatagaaaaataataactataaaattttaagTC
The sequence above is drawn from the Arachis hypogaea cultivar Tifrunner chromosome 4, arahy.Tifrunner.gnm2.J5K5, whole genome shotgun sequence genome and encodes:
- the LOC112794189 gene encoding monolignol oxidoreductase AtBBE-like 13, producing the protein MFDHKIMVSSPSSYLLIIVLLLLVLLTTSASIEENFIQCLSSYFSSNPKQFSTIIITRKNESFMSTLNSTAQNLRYLTPSMPKPEFIFTPLNESHVQAAVICSKKLDVHMRIRSGGHDYEGVSYVSEIETPFIIIDLAKLRTINVNITDNSAWVQAGVTIGEVYYRISEKSTVHGFPGGICTSIGVGGHIAGGGFGAMVRKYGLAADNVLDAKLVDANGRLLDREAMGEIPFWAIRGGGSGNFGIILWWKIKLVPVPETVTVFTVTKTVEQGAEDIFLAWKDVASIDNDLFIRVIFQPVSAANKTGRTVSTSYNALFLGDASRLLKIMQHDFPKLGLTEKDCLKMSWIKSVLYLAGYPNDTNPDVLLQGKPIFKNYFKGKSDFFPFSTPPIQELFARLVEEDNPLIIWNPWAGGITYFPNSVTPFPYGFENLYLVEYLTLWHNASEDGSKHLDWIRNIYKYMTPYTNTQNLGRIAYVNYRDLDLGVNKKNATNFTEAAAWGISYYQENFKKLVKIKNKMDPENVFRHEQSIPPDLSIMA